In the genome of Acidobacteriota bacterium, one region contains:
- a CDS encoding APC family permease, with protein sequence MNTDRDSAATELRIAEQSIEAHSAVFKKELGLTDLVLTQILFIVGLSWVGAAAKLGPSHTVFWLLAIILFYIPSAVVVIYLNRLMPLEGGLYQWAKLGFNEFIGFLVAWNLWLYVIVLTSEIGLQVATYLSYALGPRAAWLAGSKWFIVTASCVVIGALVLVSTLGLGVGKWVHNTGAVMMLVIFAALIALPLLNVWRGAIPSYQPLPLAMPAFTLFSLNILGKLGFGALGGFEYVAILAGECRDPVRTIGRSVLIAAPIIAVMFILGTSSMLAFLPPAQIDLIGPIPQVLSLGARPFGIAAQIVPVAILMVMCMRLAQASVNFTANARLPMVAGWDHLLPVWFTRLHPVRKTPVNSILFVGAMMLGVGLAGVTGVGEQEAYQLLQSGSVIFYGSTYLVMFAVPIIGLRGVEPRPPLWLRVAAVSGFLMTLLNLALSIFPIVEVRSQASFSLKVGTVAIVANLAGAAFFLVAEKKRRAHVSAK encoded by the coding sequence CGGCGCGGCGGCGAAGCTGGGGCCGTCGCATACAGTATTTTGGTTGCTGGCAATCATCCTGTTTTACATCCCGTCGGCGGTGGTCGTGATTTATCTGAACCGGCTGATGCCGCTCGAAGGCGGGTTGTATCAGTGGGCCAAGCTGGGCTTCAACGAATTCATCGGCTTTCTGGTGGCGTGGAATCTGTGGCTGTATGTGATCGTGCTCACGTCGGAAATCGGGCTGCAAGTGGCGACGTATTTGTCATACGCGCTGGGGCCGCGCGCGGCGTGGCTGGCGGGCAGCAAATGGTTCATCGTGACCGCGAGTTGCGTCGTCATCGGCGCGCTGGTGCTGGTGTCTACGCTGGGATTGGGCGTCGGCAAATGGGTGCACAACACGGGCGCAGTGATGATGCTGGTGATCTTTGCGGCGCTGATTGCGTTGCCGTTGTTGAATGTGTGGCGCGGAGCGATTCCGTCGTATCAGCCGTTGCCGCTGGCAATGCCGGCGTTCACGCTGTTTAGTTTGAACATCCTGGGCAAGCTGGGTTTTGGCGCACTGGGCGGCTTTGAATACGTCGCCATCCTGGCGGGCGAATGCCGCGACCCGGTGCGCACGATTGGCCGCTCGGTGCTGATCGCCGCGCCGATCATCGCGGTGATGTTTATTCTGGGCACGAGTTCGATGCTGGCGTTTTTGCCGCCCGCGCAGATTGATTTGATCGGCCCGATTCCACAGGTCTTGAGCCTCGGCGCGCGCCCGTTCGGCATCGCGGCGCAAATCGTACCGGTGGCGATCCTGATGGTGATGTGTATGCGGCTGGCACAGGCGAGCGTGAATTTTACGGCGAACGCGCGGCTGCCGATGGTGGCGGGCTGGGATCATCTGCTGCCCGTATGGTTCACGCGCTTGCATCCGGTGCGCAAAACGCCGGTCAATTCGATCCTGTTTGTCGGCGCGATGATGCTGGGCGTTGGCTTGGCGGGCGTGACCGGCGTGGGCGAGCAGGAAGCGTATCAGTTATTGCAAAGCGGTTCGGTGATTTTTTACGGCTCGACCTATCTGGTGATGTTCGCCGTCCCGATCATTGGCTTGCGCGGCGTCGAACCGCGTCCGCCGCTGTGGTTGCGCGTGGCGGCGGTGTCGGGGTTTTTGATGACGCTACTGAATCTGGCGCTTTCGATCTTTCCGATTGTCGAAGTGAGAAGCCAGGCGTCTTTCTCGCTCAAGGTCGGCACGGTCGCCATTGTGGCGAATCTGGCGGGCGCGGCGTTTTTTCTGGTGGCTGAAAAGAAACGGCGCGCACACGTTTCAGCGAAGTGA